A region from the Palaemon carinicauda isolate YSFRI2023 chromosome 9, ASM3689809v2, whole genome shotgun sequence genome encodes:
- the LOC137647019 gene encoding monocarboxylate transporter 12-B-like isoform X1 — MSSTENMYMNKNFVLPPLKTSLKISRINEAVKRLSRSQEGVNEGVNDSDDNDINNAEYISTTNVQERYEPPDGGWGWVVAIGCFVVTTLINMIGPCFGVIFSRFLLNLNTSSTTTAWIFNIFCSLWNGTGLFVRPLIEELGWRPVAIVGALINAMAFLTSAFAPSAEFLYFTFSLFSGIGGGAVGYICFTILPHFFYKHRGVANAFMMAGICMGQFVGPPSVRYLQDEYGFRGSSLITGAIMLNAVVGAAVFQPPEWHLKKRIVNKEEPGVPMLSGSQSRIKKNAHLKRGLVKSQSGLCLGESRGALEVELNDLNLSSSRIDNGGSWNHALSSSGRRRMRSITIMDVKDELPEAQKLEGKTKCNETEEKRCFAKRLWTGLKQIITSVASDLSQLRSPVVFVLAGGAICAVNGYLNFIMMVPFAMQEAGHSLQSTAWCISISAITNLIARMMSSALSDWKRFNVKLCYIFGVILMALTQIAFPFVIDDIQILMIIMGLWGWGVGACMGVYNLVIISIVGVKRLGSVFGTSSFMVALGFLVIGPFIGYIRDSSGSYAVSVWSLGAITCVTLILWTSMPLAISHELKMRARKKQASKVIRNP, encoded by the exons ATGAGTAGTACAGAAAATATGTACATGAACAAAAACTTTGTATTGCCTCCATTAAAAACGTCTTTAAAAATCTCAAGAATTAACGAAGCAGTAAAAAGACTTAGCAGGAGCCAAGAAGGTGTTAACGAGGGTGTCAATGacagtgatgataatgatataaataatgctGAATATATTTCGACAACTAATGTACAAGAGAGATATGAACCGCCTGATGGAGGATGGGGTTGGGTGGTAGCAATAGGATGCTTCGTCGTAACG ACCCTTATCAACATGATTGGCCCCTGTTTTGGTGTCATCTTTTCCCGCTTCCTTCTAAACCTTAATACTTCCTCCACGACGACCGCCTGGATTTTTAACATCTTTTGTAGCCTTTGGAACGGCACTGGACTATTCGTGCGTCCGTTGATAGAAGAACTGGGTTGGCGGCCTGTTGCGATTGTAGGAGCTTTGATAAACGCAATGGCTTTTTTAACTAGTGCCTTTGCACCTTCGGCTGAATTCCTGTATTTCACTTTCTCTCTCTTCAGTG GTATTGGTGGAGGTGCAGTTGGCTATATCTGCTTCACTATCTTGCCCCATTTCTTTTATAAGCATCGAGGAGTAGCCAATGCATTTATGATGGCCGGAATATGCATGGGTCAGTTTGTGGGCCCACCATCTGTACGGTACCTGCAAGATGAGTACGGCTTCAGGGGATCGTCACTGATTACAGGAGCTATCATGTTAAATGCAGTCGTAGGGGCCGCTGTGTTCCAGCCTCCCGAATGGCATTTGAAGAAGAGGATAGTGAATAAGGAGGAACCAGGTGTCCCCATGCTTTCTGGATCTCAATCTCGTATTAAGAAGAATGCACACTTGAAGAGAGGTCTAGTGAAATCTCAATCAGGCCTGTGTCTTGGAGAAAGCAGGGGAGCGCTGGAGGTAGAATTAAATGATCTCAATTTGTCATCTTCAAGAATAGATAATGGTGGGAGTTGGAACCACGCCCTCAGTTCCTCAGGCCGGAGAAGAATGAGAAGCATAACTATTATGGATGTGAAGGACGAATTACCCGAGGCTCAGAAATTGGAAGGGAAAACAAAATGTAATGAAACTGAAGAGAAACGCTGCTTTGCCAAAAGGCTATGGACTGGACTGAAGCAGATAATAACATCTGTGGCTTCGGATTTATCTCAGCTAAGATCACCAGTAGTATTTGTTTTAGCAGGCGGGGCCATATGTGCCGTCAATGGATACCTCAACTTTATAATGATGGTTCCTTTCGCCATGCAAGAGGCGGGCCATTCGTTGCAATCCACCGCTTGGTGCATTTCTATATCTGCAATCACAAATCTTATTGCAAGAATGATGTCTTCTGCATTATCTGATTGGAAGAGGTTCAATGTTAAATTGTGCTACATTTTTGGAGTTATTCTAATGGCATTAACGCAAATAG CATTTCCATTCGTTATTGATGACATACAGATACTCATGATCATCATGGGTTTATGGGGATGGGGAGTCGGAGCCTGCATGGGTGTTTACAACCTGGTCATCATATCGATTGTTGGCGTGAAGAGACTCGGTTCAGTTTTCGGTACATCTTCGTTCATGGTGGCTTTGGGATTCTTAGTGATTGGACCTTTCATTG